The window TACAGTAGCTCGAACTCCATGGGGGTGACATGCACTTCCTGGCCGGCGAGGGTCACACGGTGCGCGTTGGGGTCCACGGTCAGCGGCTCATAGGAAAGCACACTGCGGGGGCGCCGGCGTGCCATCCACTCCATGCGCCGGAAGATGGCCTCGATACGCGCCCGCAGTTCCTCGAAGGTAAAGGGCTTGGTGATGTAATCGTCCGCGCCGGCCTCGAACCCCGTCACCACGTCCTCCGTGCGGTCCAGCGCGGTGAGCATGACGATAGGCACGTCCGAACGCTGACGGATCCAGCGGCAGACCTGAATGCCGTCCACCTGGGGCATGATGATGTCGAGGATGACCATGTCCACATGGTTCTGGGCGAAGAACTCCATGGCCTGGAGACCGTCGGGAACGCCGAAGACCTCATAGCCGGCGGAGGTCAGGGCGTTCATCACCAGGTTGCGCAGTGGGCGTTCGTCTTCCACCACCAGGAGGCGGTATTTGCCGGCCATGCTGACCCCTACTCGGTTTCGTGCAGTGCGGCGTCGGTTAGCGCCTGCATCCGCCACATGTGATGGTGGCAGATGGCGATGGCGACGGCATCGGCCGCATCATCCGGGCGCGGGATATCTTCCAGCCGAAGCATCAGGCGCACCATCTCCTGAATCTGCTGTTTTTCGGCGCGCCCATAGCCGACCACGGCCTGCTTGACCTGCAGGGGTGTATACTCATAGACCGGCAGGTGCGCTTGCGCCGCCGCCAGCAGGCAGACCCCTCTGGCCTGCCCCACGGCGAACGCTGTGCGCACATTGGTGTTGAAGAAGAGCGCCTCGATCGCCACAGCCGCCGGCGCCGATCGGGCGATCAATCCCTGCACGGCCTGATAAATTTCCTTCAGCCGGGCCGGCAGTCCGGCATCCGGGGACGTGCGGATCACCCCGCATTCCACCAGGGAAAGCTCGCCGGCCCGTTCCTCCACCACGCCGTAACCGGTGATGGCCGTGCCCGGGTCAATGCCCAGCACCCGCAATTATCCCTGCTCCTCGTACTTGGCCAGCAGTTCGTCCGTCAGCTCCAGGTTGGAATACACTTCCTGCACGTCGTCCAGCTCTTCAAGGGCCTCGATGAGGCGCAGGGTTTTTAACGCGGCTTCTTCATCCAGGGTGATGGTGGACTTGGGCTTCATCAGGAGCTGGGCGTTTTCCACCTGCAGGCCGGCGGACTGCAGGGCCTCACGCACCTTATGAAGCTCGTCCGGCTTGGTGTATACTTCCACCACGTCGTCGCTGATGTTCACGTCCTCTGCGCCGGCGTCAATGGCCATCATCGCTACTTCGTCGGGGTCCTGGCCGTCCAAGGGCACGGTGATAAATCCCTTTTGGTCGAAGAGCCACGCCACACAGCCCGATTCGCCCAAGCTTCCGCCACTGCGGGCCAGGAGCCGGCGGATCTCCGCCACCGCCCGGTTGCGGTTGTCAGTGACCACGCTCATCATCAGGGCCACCCCGTTGGGACCGTAACCTTCGTACACCAGCTCCTCCAGGGCCGCCGCGCCCTTTTCCAGGCCGGCGCCGCGCCGGATGGCCCGCTCGATGTTCTCGCGCGGCATGTTGGCGGCCTTGGCTTTCTCAATCACCATGCGCAGTTTGAAGTTGAACTCGGGGTCGGCCCCCTCGCGGGCGGCGATTTCAATCTCCTTGCCCAGCTTGGTGAACAACTGCCCGCGCTTGGCGTCCTGGGCGCCCTTCTTCCGCTTAATGGTCGACCATTTCGAATGTCCCGACATAGGGTATCCTCCGTAAAAATAGACACGCGTCCGAAAGCCGCCGTCGGCTTCGCTTTCCAAATTATATTATACCATCAGGTTTCGCTTTCGGCGAAACTGCGTCGGCCCCAGTGCGGTCTCCTCTGGTGAAAGCCGCCGCCAGGCCTCAATACTCGATGCCGCGCCGGGCCTCGATGCCCTGCTCGAACGGGTGTTTGCGGGCGTACATCTCGGTCACCAGGTCGGCGCGCCGGCACAGCTCCTCCGGCGCATCGCGCCCGGTCAGCACCAGCTCCATATGCGGCGGCCGTTCATCCAGCAGTTTCAGGATATCGTCCAGGGAGAGCAGGCCGAACGACAGGGCGGTGATGGCCTCGTCCAGGATGAGGATATCCACCTCCCCGCTGTGCATAGCTCGCCGGCCCTCCTCCAGCGCCAGCCGCGCCTGCGCGAAGTCCTCCGGGCGGGGATGCTTGGGATGCACAAACCCGCGGCGGCCAAAACGCGCCAGGGTGACGGTCGGCAGGTACGCCACCGCCTGCTGTTCGCCGGATTCCATCCATCCTTTCATGAACTGCACGATGTGCACCCGCAGGCCGTGGCCGGCGGCGCGCAGGGCCAGTCCCAGCGCGGCGGTTGTCTTGCCCTTCCCGTCCCCGGTGTATACCTGCACCAACCCCTTTTCCAGCGGCATTATCCGTTCCCTTAGGATGAGTTTCAGTTAAAGGACAGATAGCCCATTTCCGCCGGCGGCATGCGCCGCTTCACCTGCTCCAACGTCAGCATCTGCAGGATCTCGACCTCTTTGTGCAGGAGCGCCTCCTCCTTGAGCAGGATATCCTGCAGGCGCGGCAAGCTGAGCAGGCCCTGCCGCTCGGCCAGGTCCACCTGCAGTCCCCAGGCCACCATCCAGGCCACGCCCTCGGCGTCCTCCGGAAGGTTGTTGATGGTGATGGAAAGCCCCTGTGCCTCTTTCAGCAGGCGCAGGTAGCGGT of the Anaerolineae bacterium genome contains:
- a CDS encoding response regulator transcription factor, which translates into the protein MAGKYRLLVVEDERPLRNLVMNALTSAGYEVFGVPDGLQAMEFFAQNHVDMVILDIIMPQVDGIQVCRWIRQRSDVPIVMLTALDRTEDVVTGFEAGADDYITKPFTFEELRARIEAIFRRMEWMARRRPRSVLSYEPLTVDPNAHRVTLAGQEVHVTPMEFELLYYLMSHAGEAVPKETLFREVWGYEYVEGLNLVEVAVRRLREKIEPDPSRPTYIQTVRGIGYRFVPPEAQGAAS
- the ruvC gene encoding crossover junction endodeoxyribonuclease RuvC, whose translation is MRVLGIDPGTAITGYGVVEERAGELSLVECGVIRTSPDAGLPARLKEIYQAVQGLIARSAPAAVAIEALFFNTNVRTAFAVGQARGVCLLAAAQAHLPVYEYTPLQVKQAVVGYGRAEKQQIQEMVRLMLRLEDIPRPDDAADAVAIAICHHHMWRMQALTDAALHETE
- a CDS encoding YebC/PmpR family DNA-binding transcriptional regulator; the encoded protein is MSGHSKWSTIKRKKGAQDAKRGQLFTKLGKEIEIAAREGADPEFNFKLRMVIEKAKAANMPRENIERAIRRGAGLEKGAAALEELVYEGYGPNGVALMMSVVTDNRNRAVAEIRRLLARSGGSLGESGCVAWLFDQKGFITVPLDGQDPDEVAMMAIDAGAEDVNISDDVVEVYTKPDELHKVREALQSAGLQVENAQLLMKPKSTITLDEEAALKTLRLIEALEELDDVQEVYSNLELTDELLAKYEEQG
- the cobO gene encoding cob(I)yrinic acid a,c-diamide adenosyltransferase, with the protein product MPLEKGLVQVYTGDGKGKTTAALGLALRAAGHGLRVHIVQFMKGWMESGEQQAVAYLPTVTLARFGRRGFVHPKHPRPEDFAQARLALEEGRRAMHSGEVDILILDEAITALSFGLLSLDDILKLLDERPPHMELVLTGRDAPEELCRRADLVTEMYARKHPFEQGIEARRGIEY